The following proteins come from a genomic window of Meleagris gallopavo isolate NT-WF06-2002-E0010 breed Aviagen turkey brand Nicholas breeding stock chromosome Z, Turkey_5.1, whole genome shotgun sequence:
- the NIPSNAP3A gene encoding protein NipSnap homolog 3A, whose protein sequence is MKEFVELVHKCLHLRTAHSELVGFWTAELGSMNKAVHVWKYDNFAHRTAVRQALANDKEWQGQFISPALPLIEKQHNEVAYLVPWCQLGKPPKEGGVYEWVTFQMKPGGPALWGEAFQAAINAHINTGYTKLIGVFHTEYGLLNTVHVIWWNESPDHRAAGRHRAHEDARVVAAVRDSVRFLESQQNMLLTPLACSPLK, encoded by the exons ATGAAGGAGTTTGTTGAATTGGTTCATAAGTGCCTGCACCTCCGCACAGCTCACTCAGAGCTAGTGGGATTCTGGACAGCAGAACTGGGATCAATGAACAAGGCTGTGCACGTCTGGAAGTATG ATAATTTTGCCCACAGAACAGCAGTCCGGCAGGCACTAGCCAATGACAAGGAGTGGCAGGGACAATTcatctctccagctctgccccttATAGAAAAACAGCACAATGAAGTTGCTTATCTGGTACCCTGGTGTCAGCTTGGGAAACCACCAAAGGAAGGGG GTGTGTATGAATGGGTTACTTTTCAAATGAAGCCTGGTGGGCCAGCTCTGTGGGGCGAGGCATTTCAAGCTGCAATCAATGCTCACATCAACACAGGCTACACCAAGCTAATTGGTGTTTTCCACACAGAGTATGGGTTACTTAACACAG TCCATGTGATCTGGTGGAATGAGAGCCCGGATCACCGGGCAGCGGGAAGGCACAGGGCCCATGAAGATGCCAGAGTGGTAGCAGCTG TACGGGACAGTGTCAGATTCTTGGAATCCCAGCAGAATATGCTCCTGACTCCTCTGGCATGCTCACCACTGAAGTAG